From the Streptococcus oralis ATCC 35037 genome, one window contains:
- the recO gene encoding DNA repair protein RecO produces the protein MIQSITSQGLVLYNRNFREDDKLVKIFTEQAGKRMFFVKHAGQSKLAPVIQPLVLARFLLRINDDGLSYIEDYHEVMTFPKINSDLFVMAYATYVAALADASLQDNQQDAPLFAFLRKTLELMEAGIDYQVLTNIFEIQILTRFGISLNFNECVFCHRVGQAFDFSFKYGACLCPDHYHEDEKRCHLNPNIPYLLNQFQAIDFETLETISLKAEIKKELRQFMDQLYEEYVGIHLKSKKFIDSLADWGQLLKEEDK, from the coding sequence ATGATCCAGTCTATCACGAGTCAAGGCTTGGTGCTCTACAATCGTAACTTTCGTGAGGATGACAAGCTGGTCAAAATTTTTACCGAGCAGGCGGGCAAGCGCATGTTTTTCGTCAAACACGCTGGTCAATCCAAACTAGCTCCTGTTATTCAGCCCTTGGTGTTGGCACGGTTTCTCTTACGAATCAATGATGACGGCCTTAGCTACATCGAGGACTACCATGAGGTGATGACCTTTCCCAAGATTAATAGTGATCTTTTTGTCATGGCCTATGCTACCTATGTGGCTGCCCTTGCAGATGCTAGTTTGCAGGATAATCAGCAGGATGCTCCCTTGTTTGCTTTCTTGAGAAAGACTCTGGAGTTGATGGAAGCAGGCATAGATTATCAGGTTTTGACCAATATTTTTGAAATTCAAATCTTGACTCGATTTGGAATCAGCCTCAATTTTAATGAGTGTGTCTTTTGCCATCGGGTCGGTCAGGCCTTTGACTTTTCTTTCAAATATGGAGCCTGCCTATGTCCAGACCATTACCATGAGGACGAGAAACGTTGTCATCTAAATCCCAACATCCCTTATCTGCTCAATCAATTTCAAGCCATTGATTTTGAAACCTTGGAGACTATTTCGCTTAAGGCCGAAATCAAGAAAGAGCTACGCCAATTTATGGATCAACTCTACGAAGAGTACGTTGGGATTCACCTAAAATCAAAGAAATTTATTGATTCCCTAGCAGACTGGGGACAATTACTAAAAGAGGAAGACAAATGA
- the plsX gene encoding phosphate acyltransferase PlsX, which translates to MKKIAVDAMGGDYAPQAIVEGVNQALADFSDIEVQLYGDESKIKQYLTATERVSIIHTDEKINSDDEPTKAIRKKKNASMVLAAKAVKEGEADAVLSAGNTGALLAAGFFIVGRIKNIDRPGLMSTLPTIDGKGFDMLDLGANAENTAQHLHQYAVLGSFYAKNVRGISKPRVGLLNNGTESSKGDPLRKETYDLLVADESLNFVGNVEARDLMNGVADVVVTDGFTGNAVLKSIEGTAMGIMGLLKTAITGGGLRAKLGALLLKDSLKGLKTQLNYSDVGGAVLFGVKAPVVKTHGSSDAKAVYSTIRQIRTMLETDVVAQTAREFSGE; encoded by the coding sequence ATGAAAAAAATCGCAGTAGATGCTATGGGAGGCGATTACGCACCTCAAGCCATCGTTGAGGGTGTCAATCAAGCCCTTGCTGACTTTTCAGATATTGAGGTTCAACTCTATGGAGATGAAAGCAAAATCAAGCAATATCTAACAGCCACAGAGCGTGTCAGCATTATCCATACGGATGAGAAAATTAACTCAGACGATGAGCCGACAAAAGCTATCCGTAAGAAGAAAAATGCCAGCATGGTATTAGCAGCCAAGGCAGTCAAGGAGGGAGAAGCAGACGCTGTCCTCTCAGCTGGGAACACAGGTGCCTTGTTGGCAGCAGGATTCTTCATTGTGGGTCGTATCAAGAATATCGATCGTCCAGGACTCATGTCTACCTTGCCGACCATCGATGGAAAAGGCTTTGATATGCTAGATCTCGGTGCCAATGCAGAAAATACAGCCCAGCACCTCCACCAATACGCTGTTCTAGGCTCCTTTTATGCTAAAAATGTTCGTGGGATTTCGAAACCACGTGTTGGTTTGCTCAACAATGGAACAGAAAGCAGCAAGGGAGATCCGCTTCGTAAGGAAACATACGACTTGCTAGTAGCTGATGAAAGTTTGAACTTTGTCGGAAACGTGGAAGCACGTGATCTGATGAATGGCGTTGCGGATGTTGTCGTAACAGATGGTTTCACGGGAAACGCTGTTCTCAAATCCATTGAAGGGACAGCCATGGGAATTATGGGTTTGCTCAAGACAGCTATTACAGGTGGTGGTCTTCGAGCGAAGCTAGGTGCTCTACTTCTCAAGGATAGTCTTAAGGGGTTGAAGACACAGCTCAACTATTCAGATGTTGGAGGAGCAGTTTTGTTTGGTGTTAAGGCGCCAGTTGTAAAAACTCATGGCTCAAGTGATGCCAAGGCTGTGTACAGTACGATTCGTCAGATTCGTACCATGCTAGAAACAGACGTAGTTGCTCAGACTGCGCGTGAATTTTCAGGAGAATAA
- a CDS encoding acyl carrier protein, with protein sequence MTEKEIFDRIVTIIQERQGEEFAVTEALSLKDDLDADSVDLMEFVLTLEDEFGIEITDEEIDQLQSVADVVAIIKDKK encoded by the coding sequence ATGACAGAAAAAGAAATTTTTGACCGTATTGTAACCATTATCCAAGAGCGACAGGGAGAAGAATTTGCCGTAACAGAGGCCTTAAGTTTGAAAGACGATCTAGATGCGGACTCAGTGGATTTGATGGAGTTTGTCTTGACACTAGAAGATGAATTTGGTATCGAAATCACTGATGAGGAAATCGATCAACTTCAAAGTGTAGCGGATGTAGTAGCAATTATTAAAGATAAAAAATAG
- a CDS encoding class IIb bacteriocin, lactobin A/cerein 7B family — MTNFDKMEQNFVALTEEELPDVNGGAWPIVAWVIANPVTAAKIAGGITAAGIAGYNYVTGRW, encoded by the coding sequence ATGACAAACTTTGACAAAATGGAACAGAACTTTGTAGCTCTTACAGAAGAAGAGTTGCCGGATGTGAATGGGGGAGCTTGGCCGATTGTAGCTTGGGTGATTGCTAATCCTGTGACAGCAGCTAAAATTGCTGGTGGAATTACTGCAGCAGGAATTGCAGGTTATAATTATGTGACGGGTAGATGGTAA
- a CDS encoding bacteriocin produces the protein MEKSILKFETMTDTDLQEIQGGAFPLLIPVAVGFVKGFVYTGGAILTTRALFSGK, from the coding sequence ATGGAAAAATCTATTTTAAAATTTGAAACAATGACTGATACGGACTTGCAGGAAATTCAAGGGGGAGCCTTTCCCCTTCTTATCCCTGTGGCAGTTGGTTTTGTAAAAGGTTTTGTATATACAGGTGGAGCTATTTTAACAACTCGAGCACTCTTTTCAGGTAAATAG
- the comA gene encoding peptide cleavage/export ABC transporter ComA — protein sequence MKFRKRHYRPQVDQMDCGVASLAMVFGYYGSYYSLAHLRELAKTTMDGTTALGLVKVAEEIGFETRAIKADMTLFDLPDLTFPFVAHVLKEGKLLHYYVVIGQDKKHIHIADPDPGVKLTKISRERFAQEWTGVSLFMAPSPDYKPHKEKKQGLLSFLPILLKQRGLITNIVLATLLVTLINIVGSYYLQSIIDSYVPDQMRSTLGIISIGLVIVYILQQILSYAQEYLLLILGQRLSIDVILSYIKHVFHLPMSFFATRRTGEIVSRFTDANSIIDALASTILSIFLDVSTILIISLVLFSQNMTLFFISLLALPIYTVIIFAFMKPFEKMNRDTMEANAVLSSSIIEDINGIETIKSLTSESSRYQKIDKEFVAYLKKSFTYSRAESQQKALKKVAQLLLNVAVLWLGAILVMDGKMSLGQLITYNTLLVYFTNPLENIINLQTKLQTAQVANNRLNEVYLVASEFEEQKTVEDLSMMKGDMIFKQVHYKYGYGRDVLSDINLTIPQGSKMAFVGISGSGKTTLAKMMVNFYDPSQGEISLGGVNLNQIDKKALRQYINYLPQQPYVFNGTILENLLLGAKEGTTQEDILRAVELAEIREDIERMPLNYQTELTSDGAGISGGQRQRIALARALLTDAPVLILDEATSSLDILTEKRIVDNLMALDKTLIFIAHRLTIAERTEKVVVLDQGKIVEEGNHADLLARGEFYAHLVNS from the coding sequence ATGAAATTTAGGAAAAGGCACTATCGTCCCCAGGTGGATCAGATGGATTGTGGCGTGGCTTCTTTGGCTATGGTCTTTGGTTACTACGGTAGTTATTACTCCTTGGCTCATCTACGAGAGTTAGCCAAGACGACCATGGATGGGACGACCGCTTTGGGACTTGTAAAGGTGGCAGAGGAGATTGGATTTGAGACGCGGGCTATCAAGGCGGATATGACGCTCTTTGATTTGCCAGATTTGACCTTTCCTTTTGTGGCTCATGTGCTCAAGGAAGGGAAGTTGCTCCACTACTATGTGGTGATAGGTCAGGATAAAAAGCATATTCATATCGCTGATCCGGATCCTGGTGTCAAGCTGACCAAGATTTCCCGTGAGCGATTTGCGCAAGAATGGACAGGAGTCAGTCTCTTTATGGCTCCGTCTCCAGACTATAAACCCCATAAGGAGAAAAAACAGGGGCTCCTATCCTTCTTGCCAATTTTGCTCAAACAGCGGGGCTTGATTACCAATATCGTCCTAGCGACACTCTTGGTGACCTTGATCAATATCGTGGGTTCCTACTATCTTCAGTCCATCATTGATAGTTACGTACCAGACCAGATGCGCTCGACACTGGGCATCATCTCTATTGGGCTGGTCATCGTCTATATCCTCCAGCAGATTTTGTCTTATGCCCAGGAATATCTCCTACTGATACTTGGGCAACGCTTATCGATTGACGTGATTTTGTCCTACATCAAGCATGTTTTTCACCTGCCAATGTCCTTTTTTGCGACACGCAGGACAGGAGAAATCGTGTCTCGTTTTACAGATGCCAATAGTATCATCGATGCGCTGGCGTCGACCATTCTGTCGATTTTCCTAGATGTGTCGACGATTTTGATTATCTCGCTGGTCTTGTTTTCACAAAATATGACGCTCTTTTTCATTAGTCTACTTGCGCTTCCCATCTATACAGTGATTATCTTTGCCTTTATGAAGCCGTTTGAAAAGATGAATCGGGATACCATGGAAGCCAATGCGGTTCTGTCTTCCTCTATCATCGAGGACATCAACGGTATTGAGACCATTAAGTCTTTGACCAGTGAAAGTTCGCGCTATCAAAAGATTGACAAGGAATTTGTAGCTTATCTGAAAAAATCCTTTACCTATAGTCGGGCAGAAAGCCAGCAAAAGGCTCTGAAAAAAGTTGCCCAGCTCCTGCTCAATGTTGCCGTTCTCTGGCTAGGAGCCATTCTTGTTATGGACGGGAAAATGAGTTTGGGCCAGCTGATTACCTATAATACTTTGCTTGTTTACTTTACCAATCCTTTGGAAAATATCATTAACCTACAAACCAAACTTCAGACAGCGCAGGTTGCCAATAATCGCTTAAATGAGGTTTATCTAGTAGCTTCGGAGTTTGAGGAGCAGAAAACAGTCGAAGATTTGAGCATGATGAAAGGGGATATGATCTTTAAACAAGTTCACTATAAGTATGGCTATGGGCGTGATGTCTTATCGGATATCAATTTGACCATTCCACAAGGGTCTAAGATGGCTTTTGTGGGGATTTCAGGTTCGGGTAAGACCACCTTAGCCAAGATGATGGTTAATTTTTACGACCCAAGTCAGGGAGAGATTAGTCTGGGTGGTGTCAATCTTAATCAGATTGATAAAAAGGCCCTGCGCCAGTATATCAACTACCTGCCTCAACAGCCCTATGTCTTTAACGGAACGATTTTGGAGAATCTTCTCCTTGGAGCCAAGGAGGGGACGACTCAGGAAGATATCTTACGAGCAGTCGAGTTGGCAGAGATTCGGGAGGATATTGAGCGCATGCCTCTGAATTATCAGACAGAATTGACTTCGGATGGGGCTGGAATTTCTGGTGGGCAACGGCAGAGAATCGCTCTGGCGCGTGCTCTCTTGACGGATGCACCTGTCTTGATCTTGGACGAGGCGACTAGCAGTTTGGATATTTTGACAGAGAAGCGGATCGTGGATAATCTCATGGCTTTAGATAAGACCTTGATTTTCATCGCCCACCGCTTGACCATTGCTGAGCGAACAGAGAAGGTTGTTGTCTTGGATCAGGGCAAGATTGTCGAAGAAGGCAACCATGCAGACTTGCTTGCCCGAGGTGAATTTTACGCCCATTTGGTCAATAGCTAG
- the comB gene encoding competence pheromone export protein ComB, whose product MKPEFLESAEFYHRRYHNFSSRVILPMSLMLVFLFGFAVFAEKEISLSTRATVEPSRIIANIQSTSNQRIVANYLEENKLVKQGDLLVEYQQGAEAVQAEAYASQLEMLKDQKKQLGYLQSSLKEGSDQFPEADKFGYQEMFRDYLSQASSLRSNVSQQNASISSQNAAASQSQAEIGNLISQTEDKIRDYKTAKSAIEKGDQLDSQNAAYSFYQTYKNQAGDDSQAKSQVIAQVDAQIAQLESSLATYRVQYAGSGAQQAYATGLDSQLESLKSQHLVKVGQELTLLDQKILEAESGKKVQGGLLDKGKIIASEDGVLHLNPETSESTMVAEGTLLAQLYPSLEKEGKTKLTAYLSSKDVARVKIGDSVRYTTTNDAKNQIFLDSTITSIDATATKTEKGNFFKIEAETSLTPEQAESLRYGSEGRLTLITGKKSYLRYYWDQFLNRE is encoded by the coding sequence ATGAAACCAGAATTTTTAGAAAGTGCGGAGTTTTACCATCGTCGTTACCATAATTTTTCCAGTCGGGTGATTTTACCTATGTCGCTTATGCTCGTGTTTCTGTTTGGATTTGCAGTCTTTGCTGAGAAAGAGATTAGTTTGTCTACTAGAGCTACTGTCGAACCTAGTCGGATCATTGCCAACATCCAGTCGACTAGCAATCAACGGATTGTGGCAAATTATCTGGAAGAAAATAAACTGGTCAAGCAGGGGGATTTACTCGTTGAGTACCAGCAGGGGGCGGAAGCTGTTCAAGCTGAAGCATACGCCAGTCAATTGGAGATGTTAAAGGATCAAAAAAAGCAGTTGGGTTATTTGCAATCCAGTTTGAAAGAGGGGAGTGATCAATTTCCAGAGGCGGATAAGTTTGGATATCAGGAGATGTTTCGAGACTATCTCAGCCAAGCTAGTAGTCTTAGGAGCAATGTTTCTCAACAAAATGCCAGCATCTCTTCTCAAAATGCAGCCGCAAGTCAGAGTCAGGCTGAGATTGGCAACCTTATCAGCCAAACAGAGGATAAAATCCGAGATTACAAAACAGCTAAGTCGGCGATTGAAAAAGGAGATCAACTGGATAGTCAAAATGCAGCCTACTCATTTTATCAGACTTATAAAAACCAAGCTGGAGATGATTCGCAAGCTAAATCGCAAGTTATTGCACAGGTGGATGCACAAATTGCCCAGCTAGAGTCTAGTTTAGCTACTTATCGTGTGCAGTATGCGGGTTCTGGAGCTCAACAAGCCTACGCAACGGGACTGGATAGTCAACTGGAATCCCTCAAGTCTCAGCACCTAGTCAAAGTCGGCCAGGAATTAACCCTTTTGGATCAGAAAATTTTGGAGGCAGAGTCGGGTAAGAAAGTCCAAGGAGGTCTGCTGGACAAGGGGAAAATTATAGCAAGTGAGGATGGGGTGCTTCACCTTAATCCTGAGACCAGTGAATCTACGATGGTTGCAGAAGGAACTCTGCTAGCCCAGCTCTATCCATCCTTGGAAAAAGAAGGCAAAACCAAACTCACAGCCTATCTCAGTTCAAAAGATGTTGCTAGAGTTAAGATTGGGGACTCTGTCCGTTATACTACGACTAATGATGCGAAGAATCAAATCTTCCTGGATTCTACGATTACAAGTATTGATGCGACAGCTACCAAGACTGAAAAGGGCAATTTCTTTAAAATAGAGGCGGAGACCAGTCTGACTCCTGAACAGGCAGAAAGTCTTCGCTATGGTTCAGAAGGGCGTTTGACGCTAATCACAGGGAAGAAAAGCTATTTGCGCTATTATTGGGATCAATTTTTGAACAGAGAATAA
- the purC gene encoding phosphoribosylaminoimidazolesuccinocarboxamide synthase, with product MSKQLIYSGKAKDIYTTEDENLIISTYKDQATAFNGVKKEQIAGKGVLNNQISSFIFEKLNAAGVATHFVEKLSDTEQLNKKVEIIPLEVVLRNYTAGSFSKRFGVEEGIAFETPIVEFYYKNDDLDDPFINDEHVKFLKIADDQQIAYLKEETRRINELLKDWFAEIGLKLIDFKLEFGFDKDGKIILADEFSPDNCRLWDADGNHMDKDVFRRGLGELTDVYEIVWEKLQGLK from the coding sequence ATGTCAAAACAACTGATCTATTCGGGAAAAGCCAAGGATATCTATACAACTGAGGATGAAAATCTCATTATTTCAACTTACAAGGACCAGGCAACTGCCTTCAACGGTGTCAAGAAGGAGCAGATTGCGGGTAAGGGAGTGTTAAATAATCAGATTTCATCTTTTATTTTTGAGAAATTAAATGCGGCTGGTGTAGCGACTCACTTTGTGGAGAAGCTTTCGGATACGGAACAGCTCAATAAAAAAGTTGAGATTATTCCTTTGGAAGTTGTGCTCCGCAACTACACGGCTGGTTCCTTTTCAAAACGTTTTGGCGTAGAAGAAGGTATTGCATTTGAGACTCCAATTGTCGAATTTTACTATAAAAATGATGATTTGGATGATCCCTTTATTAATGATGAGCATGTGAAATTCCTAAAAATTGCGGATGACCAGCAGATTGCTTACTTGAAGGAAGAAACCCGTCGTATCAATGAGCTCTTGAAGGATTGGTTTGCTGAGATTGGTCTCAAATTGATTGACTTTAAGCTAGAGTTCGGTTTTGACAAGGATGGCAAGATTATCTTGGCAGACGAGTTTTCACCAGATAACTGCCGTTTGTGGGATGCGGATGGCAACCACATGGACAAGGATGTTTTCCGTAGAGGTCTCGGAGAATTAACAGACGTTTACGAGATTGTCTGGGAAAAGTTGCAAGGTTTAAAATAA
- a CDS encoding phosphoribosylformylglycinamidine synthase, whose protein sequence is MDKRIFVEKKADFQVKSESLVRELQHNLGLSTLKSIRIVQVYDVFDLAEDLFAPAEKHIFSEQVTDHVLDEAAVQADLANYAFFAIESLPGQFDQRAASSQEALLLLGSSSDVTVNTAQLYLVNKDTDATELEAVKNYLLNPVDSRFKDITTGIAKQEFSESDKTIPELTFFESYTAEDFARYKAEQGMAMEVDDLLFIQDYFKSIGRVPTETELKVLDTYWSDHCRHTTFETELKQIDFSASKFQKQLQATYDKYIAMREELGRSEKPQTLMDMATIFGRYERANGRLDDMEVSDEINACSVEIEVDVDGVKEPWLLMFKNETHNHPTEIEPFGGAATCIGGAIRDPLSGRSYVYQAMRISGAGDITAPISETRAGKLPQQVISKTAAHGYSSYGNQIGLATTYVREYFHPGFVAKRMELGAVVGAAPKENVVREKPEADDVIILLGGKTGRDGVGGATGSSKVQTVESVETAGAEVQKGNAIEERKIQRLFRNGDVTRLIKKSNDFGAGGVCVAIGELADGLEIDLNKVPLKYQGLNGTEIAISESQERMAVVVRPEDVDAFVAECNKENIDAVVVATVTEKPNLVMHWNGETIVDLERRFLDTNGVRVVVDAKVVDKDIELPEERQTSADTLEANTLAVLSDLNHASQKGLQTIFDCSVGRSTVNHPLGGRYQLTPTEASVQKLPVQHGVTHTASVMAQGFNPYLAEWSPYHGAAYAVIEATARLVAAGANWSKARFSYQEYFERMDKQAERFGQPVAALLGSIEAQIQLGLPSIGGKDSMSGTFEELTVPPTLVAFGVTTADSRKVLSPEFKTAGENIYYIPGQALAAEIDFDLIKSNFAQFEAIQADHKVTSASAVKYGGVLESLALATFGNHIGAEVTLPELESSLTAQLGGFVFTSPEEIAGVEKIGQTKADFTLLVNSVKLDGQKLDSAFQGKLEEVYPTEFAQAKELAEVPAVASDAVIKAKETIEKPVVYIPVFPGTNSEYDSAKAFEKEGAEVNLVPFVTLNGEAIVKSVETMVDNIGKANILFFAGGFSAADEPDGSAKFIVNILLNEKVRAAIDGFIARGGLIIGICNGFQALVKSGLLPYGNFEDASSTSPTLFYNDANQHVAKMVETRIANTNSPWLAGVQVGDIHAIPVSHGEGKFVVTAEEFAELRDNGQIFTQYVDFEGKPSMDSKYNPNGSVNAIEGITSKNGQIIGKMGHSERYEDGLFQNIPGNKDQHLFASAVRYFTGK, encoded by the coding sequence ATGGATAAACGTATTTTTGTTGAGAAAAAGGCTGATTTTCAGGTCAAGTCAGAGAGTTTGGTAAGGGAGCTCCAGCACAACTTGGGACTGTCAACTTTGAAAAGTATTCGCATTGTGCAAGTTTATGATGTCTTTGACTTGGCAGAGGACTTATTTGCACCTGCAGAGAAGCACATCTTCTCTGAGCAGGTAACAGACCATGTCTTGGATGAAGCGGCTGTGCAGGCTGATCTTGCTAACTATGCTTTCTTTGCCATTGAAAGTTTGCCAGGACAGTTTGACCAGCGTGCAGCTTCTTCACAGGAAGCCTTGCTTTTACTGGGAAGTTCGAGTGATGTGACAGTCAACACAGCCCAGCTTTACTTGGTTAATAAAGATACTGATGCGACTGAGTTGGAAGCGGTCAAGAACTACTTGCTCAACCCAGTTGATTCTCGTTTCAAGGACATCACGACAGGAATTGCCAAGCAGGAATTTTCAGAGTCAGACAAGACTATTCCAGAATTGACTTTCTTTGAAAGCTATACGGCAGAAGACTTTGCCCGCTACAAGGCCGAGCAAGGGATGGCCATGGAAGTGGATGATTTGCTCTTTATCCAAGACTACTTCAAGTCAATCGGGCGCGTGCCGACTGAGACGGAGCTCAAGGTTTTGGACACTTACTGGTCTGACCACTGCCGTCACACGACTTTTGAGACGGAGTTGAAACAGATTGATTTCTCAGCTTCTAAATTCCAAAAGCAATTGCAAGCGACTTATGATAAATATATCGCTATGCGCGAGGAATTAGGTCGTTCTGAAAAGCCACAAACCTTGATGGATATGGCGACTATTTTCGGTCGTTATGAGCGTGCTAATGGTCGTTTGGACGATATGGAAGTGTCTGACGAAATCAATGCATGCTCGGTTGAAATCGAAGTGGACGTTGATGGTGTCAAGGAACCTTGGCTCCTTATGTTCAAAAACGAAACCCACAACCACCCAACGGAAATTGAGCCATTTGGTGGAGCGGCTACTTGTATCGGTGGCGCCATTCGTGACCCGTTGTCAGGACGTTCCTACGTTTACCAAGCTATGCGTATTTCAGGTGCTGGTGACATTACAGCGCCGATTTCAGAAACGCGCGCTGGGAAATTGCCACAACAAGTCATTTCGAAAACAGCGGCTCACGGTTATTCTTCGTATGGTAACCAAATTGGTCTGGCAACGACTTACGTTCGTGAATACTTCCACCCAGGTTTTGTAGCTAAACGCATGGAGCTAGGTGCCGTTGTTGGTGCTGCTCCTAAGGAAAATGTAGTCCGTGAAAAACCTGAAGCGGATGATGTGATTATCTTGCTAGGTGGCAAGACTGGGCGTGATGGTGTTGGTGGTGCGACAGGGTCTTCTAAGGTTCAAACAGTTGAGTCTGTAGAGACTGCCGGTGCTGAGGTTCAAAAAGGGAATGCCATCGAAGAGCGCAAGATCCAACGCCTTTTCCGTAATGGCGATGTCACTCGTCTCATCAAGAAGTCCAATGACTTTGGAGCAGGTGGTGTCTGTGTGGCTATCGGTGAATTGGCAGATGGTCTTGAAATCGACCTCAACAAGGTTCCTCTTAAATACCAAGGTTTGAACGGTACAGAAATTGCCATTTCTGAATCACAAGAACGGATGGCAGTTGTGGTGCGTCCTGAGGACGTAGATGCCTTCGTTGCTGAATGTAATAAAGAAAATATTGACGCTGTTGTTGTGGCAACAGTGACTGAAAAACCAAATCTTGTTATGCACTGGAATGGTGAAACAATTGTCGACTTGGAACGCCGTTTCCTTGATACAAACGGTGTGCGTGTGGTCGTAGATGCTAAGGTTGTGGACAAGGATATCGAACTTCCAGAAGAACGTCAAACATCTGCTGACACACTAGAAGCTAATACCCTTGCGGTTCTATCTGATCTCAACCATGCGAGTCAAAAAGGTTTGCAGACCATCTTTGATTGCTCGGTTGGTCGTTCAACGGTCAATCACCCACTTGGTGGTCGTTACCAACTCACTCCAACTGAGGCATCTGTGCAGAAATTGCCAGTTCAACACGGAGTGACTCATACTGCGTCTGTTATGGCGCAAGGATTCAACCCTTATCTAGCAGAATGGTCTCCATACCACGGTGCTGCTTATGCGGTTATCGAAGCGACAGCTCGTTTGGTGGCTGCTGGTGCCAACTGGTCTAAGGCTCGTTTCTCTTACCAAGAGTACTTCGAGCGGATGGACAAGCAAGCAGAGCGTTTCGGTCAGCCAGTAGCAGCTCTTCTAGGCTCTATCGAAGCACAAATCCAACTTGGCTTGCCATCTATCGGTGGTAAGGACTCTATGTCTGGTACTTTTGAAGAATTGACGGTACCACCAACATTGGTTGCCTTTGGGGTGACGACGGCAGATAGCCGTAAGGTGCTCTCTCCTGAGTTCAAGACTGCTGGTGAAAATATCTACTACATCCCAGGTCAAGCTCTTGCTGCAGAGATTGATTTTGACTTGATTAAGTCTAACTTTGCTCAATTTGAAGCCATCCAAGCTGATCACAAAGTAACATCTGCATCAGCTGTTAAATATGGCGGTGTCCTTGAAAGCTTGGCTCTTGCTACTTTTGGGAACCATATTGGTGCAGAGGTGACCTTGCCTGAACTTGAAAGTTCTTTAACAGCTCAATTGGGTGGATTTGTCTTCACATCTCCTGAAGAAATCGCTGGAGTAGAGAAGATTGGACAAACGAAAGCAGACTTTACACTCCTTGTCAACAGTGTGAAGCTAGATGGACAGAAACTTGACAGTGCCTTTCAAGGAAAATTGGAAGAAGTTTACCCTACTGAATTTGCTCAAGCTAAAGAACTGGCAGAAGTGCCAGCTGTCGCTTCTGACGCAGTCATCAAAGCCAAGGAAACCATTGAAAAACCAGTGGTTTACATCCCAGTCTTCCCAGGAACAAACTCAGAATATGATTCAGCAAAAGCTTTTGAAAAAGAAGGTGCAGAAGTCAACTTGGTGCCATTCGTGACCTTGAATGGAGAAGCCATTGTCAAGTCAGTTGAAACCATGGTTGACAATATCGGCAAGGCAAACATTCTCTTCTTTGCAGGTGGATTCTCAGCTGCGGATGAACCGGATGGATCAGCTAAGTTTATTGTCAATATCTTGCTCAATGAAAAAGTGCGTGCAGCCATTGATGGCTTTATCGCTCGTGGTGGCTTGATTATCGGTATCTGTAATGGGTTCCAGGCCTTGGTCAAATCAGGTCTTCTTCCATACGGAAACTTCGAGGATGCAAGCAGCACTAGTCCAACCCTCTTCTACAATGATGCCAACCAGCACGTAGCTAAGATGGTGGAAACGCGAATTGCCAATACCAACTCACCATGGTTGGCTGGAGTACAAGTGGGCGATATCCATGCCATCCCAGTATCGCACGGTGAAGGAAAGTTTGTCGTGACAGCTGAGGAATTCGCAGAGCTTCGTGACAATGGTCAAATCTTTACCCAATATGTTGATTTCGAGGGTAAACCAAGCATGGACTCTAAGTACAATCCAAATGGTTCTGTAAATGCCATCGAAGGAATTACTAGCAAGAATGGTCAAATCATCGGTAAGATGGGACACTCAGAACGTTATGAAGACGGTCTCTTCCAAAACATCCCAGGGAATAAAGACCAGCACCTGTTTGCGTCGGCTGTACGTTATTTCACAGGGAAATAA